A single Tenacibaculum sp. 190524A02b DNA region contains:
- a CDS encoding helix-turn-helix transcriptional regulator, producing the protein MFGSQVHWITFIILVLQVIILPFLYINYLYDKSKKHKRKFIFLTIYIILYNLFSGLFPDENIDVPIILQYIIAYLVGILYVIYFVYYLYSEFHINPKKYLSLKSIAYYLTGTFILLFIIPLVFGNGLNFARKLFITIPLIISIFFSIVTIRQLFTLYITQAKTSTQQYYKSKIIAANFGVISILMLPILISIGDYQYIEQPVVNLGYFVMLFIYIKDQIYTQRVNNDLLNNLIEYKNEVQTKNKFQTINLTSKETEIAGFILQDYKYKEIADCIFITEKTVSKHASNIFKKANVGNRIEFSKKFKNL; encoded by the coding sequence ATGTTTGGAAGTCAAGTACACTGGATTACTTTTATTATTCTAGTTTTACAAGTTATTATTTTACCTTTCCTATATATTAATTACCTGTATGATAAAAGTAAAAAGCATAAAAGGAAATTTATATTTTTAACTATATACATTATTCTTTACAACCTTTTCTCTGGTCTTTTTCCTGATGAAAATATAGATGTTCCTATTATTTTACAATACATTATAGCCTATTTAGTTGGTATTTTATACGTTATTTACTTTGTGTATTATTTATATTCAGAGTTTCATATAAATCCAAAAAAGTATCTTTCTTTAAAATCTATTGCCTATTACTTAACTGGTACTTTTATTCTATTGTTTATAATCCCCTTAGTTTTTGGTAATGGTTTAAATTTTGCCAGAAAGTTATTTATTACTATCCCTTTAATTATTTCTATTTTCTTTTCAATAGTTACTATAAGGCAATTATTTACATTATACATTACTCAAGCGAAAACTTCTACGCAGCAATATTATAAGTCAAAAATAATAGCTGCAAATTTTGGTGTCATTTCTATTTTAATGTTACCTATTTTGATTTCTATTGGCGATTATCAATACATAGAGCAGCCTGTTGTAAATCTTGGTTACTTTGTAATGTTGTTTATTTATATTAAAGATCAAATTTACACTCAGAGAGTTAATAATGATTTATTAAATAACTTAATTGAATATAAAAACGAAGTACAGACTAAAAATAAGTTTCAAACAATAAATCTTACTTCTAAAGAGACGGAAATAGCTGGCTTTATTTTACAAGATTATAAGTACAAGGAAATTGCTGACTGCATTTTTATTACTGAAAAAACAGTTTCAAAACATGCTTCAAACATTTTTAAGAAGGCCAACGTTGGAAATAGAATTGAATTCAGCAAAAAATTTAAAAACCTATAA
- a CDS encoding glycosyltransferase family 1 protein codes for MAKKSKKILVDLERMRYPNSGLSNVCEALVKGFEKLGFIDSLSFYGEETIISNLKIKNKEFWKPWNRIFNPVVKKYDFVHITHQVSSYFPNCKKPKIVTLHDLNFLHEGKSKKKIAKEIKRINKSLKNTKYLICISEFTKQDFLNNKALFKYPKDMCIEVIHNGLIFEDFETDYSEKLTFLEDKEFLLNIGVIHPKKNQLSLLSLLVDNPDIYLVLVFSNKKADYESLIIKKSKELGIYNRILFFENIEEKQKIHLLKNCKALVHPSKAEGFGIPPIEAMYFEKPVFVSNLTSLPEIAGKEAYYWKSFDSKSMSKVFKEGIKDYDNDSQKRQRLKKWALKYDYLEMARKYIELYKKI; via the coding sequence ATGGCAAAAAAAAGTAAGAAAATTCTGGTTGATTTAGAACGAATGCGTTATCCTAACTCGGGACTATCTAATGTATGTGAAGCTTTAGTAAAGGGTTTTGAAAAATTAGGTTTTATTGATAGTCTTAGTTTTTATGGGGAAGAAACTATCATTTCTAATTTAAAAATCAAGAATAAGGAGTTTTGGAAGCCTTGGAACAGGATATTTAACCCAGTAGTTAAAAAGTATGATTTTGTACATATTACACATCAAGTAAGTTCTTATTTTCCTAATTGTAAAAAGCCTAAAATAGTAACATTACATGATCTTAATTTTTTACATGAAGGAAAGTCAAAGAAAAAAATAGCTAAAGAGATAAAGAGAATTAATAAGAGTCTAAAAAATACTAAATACTTAATTTGTATTTCAGAGTTTACAAAACAAGATTTTTTAAATAATAAAGCTTTATTCAAGTATCCTAAAGATATGTGTATTGAAGTGATTCATAATGGATTAATATTTGAAGATTTTGAAACAGACTATAGTGAAAAATTAACTTTTTTAGAAGATAAGGAGTTTTTACTAAATATAGGGGTAATACACCCTAAAAAGAACCAGTTAAGTTTATTAAGCTTATTAGTTGACAACCCTGATATATACTTAGTACTAGTTTTTAGTAATAAAAAAGCAGACTACGAATCGTTGATTATTAAAAAGTCTAAAGAATTAGGAATATATAACAGAATTTTATTTTTTGAAAATATAGAAGAAAAGCAAAAAATACATTTATTGAAAAATTGTAAGGCATTAGTTCATCCTTCTAAAGCTGAGGGGTTTGGGATTCCACCAATTGAAGCAATGTATTTTGAAAAACCAGTATTTGTTAGTAATTTAACAAGCTTACCAGAAATAGCAGGTAAAGAGGCATACTACTGGAAATCTTTTGACTCTAAATCTATGAGCAAAGTATTTAAGGAAGGAATCAAGGATTACGATAATGATAGTCAAAAAAGGCAACGACTAAAAAAATGGGCATTGAAATATGATTATCTAGAAATGGCAAGAAAGTATATTGAATTATATAAAAAAATATAA
- a CDS encoding GNAT family N-acetyltransferase encodes MRKASEKDKDLVIDILSKSFDTNKSINFVVQQDSKRLKRIKKLMEYSFFMGLTFGEVFISDCGKSCSILLYPYKKKTTLASFFWDLKLVFGVIGIKNVKKVLSRESQLKGLHPKVPFIHLWYVGVYPDFQNKGLGSKLMKEIYTFSKNKKLPILLETSTERNIPFYKSLGYKIIDKLDLNYALYIFKKD; translated from the coding sequence ATGAGAAAAGCCTCAGAGAAAGATAAAGATTTGGTTATTGATATACTTTCTAAATCATTTGACACTAATAAATCTATAAACTTTGTAGTACAACAAGATTCTAAACGCTTGAAAAGAATAAAAAAACTAATGGAATACTCATTCTTTATGGGCTTAACTTTTGGTGAAGTTTTTATATCTGATTGTGGAAAAAGTTGTTCTATATTGTTATATCCTTATAAGAAAAAAACAACATTAGCTTCATTTTTTTGGGATCTTAAATTAGTTTTTGGAGTTATTGGCATAAAAAATGTAAAAAAAGTGTTGAGTAGAGAATCTCAATTAAAAGGTTTACACCCTAAAGTACCTTTTATACACTTATGGTATGTTGGGGTATATCCTGACTTTCAAAATAAAGGATTAGGTTCGAAACTAATGAAAGAAATCTATACTTTTTCAAAGAACAAAAAGTTACCTATTTTATTAGAAACATCTACGGAAAGAAATATTCCTTTTTATAAAAGCTTAGGTTATAAAATAATAGATAAGCTAGATTTAAACTACGCATTATACATTTTTAAAAAGGATTAA
- a CDS encoding glycosyltransferase family 8 protein, which produces MEIIPVFFSFDNGYVPQAAVTFESLLTNRKNKIFYELKVLYTEISENNQLVLKELVDKHPNTSLDFILLEKSLLNLSFDNTNFSTGHLGTVFTVDTLFRCIPDLIPELNKYEKIIYSDVDIVIVDDISELNKITFTNEYLAGVKIPSFLEHEIKHLPEKFKGKYFAGGLWVMNLKKMREDKIGEKAIALMKNPPFKLLWNDQDVMNLVCDTNVLYLPYKYISIPDWLPMLKKIKFKDKYYPNKELYDCMYSPKIVHYAGKKPWKDVSVLKADLWFDWLDKTPFSNLFDDKKNELKEKSKVNVFNKLLKKLRKL; this is translated from the coding sequence ATGGAAATAATACCTGTTTTTTTCTCCTTTGATAATGGTTATGTACCTCAAGCAGCTGTGACATTTGAGAGTTTATTAACAAACAGAAAAAATAAAATTTTTTATGAATTAAAGGTGCTTTATACAGAGATATCTGAAAATAATCAATTAGTGTTAAAAGAACTTGTAGATAAACACCCAAATACTTCGTTAGATTTTATTTTACTAGAAAAGAGTTTATTAAACTTAAGTTTTGATAATACAAATTTTTCAACAGGTCACTTAGGAACTGTTTTTACAGTTGATACGCTTTTTAGATGTATACCAGATTTAATTCCTGAGTTAAATAAGTATGAAAAAATTATTTATTCCGACGTTGATATTGTAATAGTAGATGATATTTCAGAGTTAAATAAGATAACATTTACTAATGAATATTTAGCAGGTGTAAAAATTCCTAGTTTTTTAGAGCATGAGATAAAACATTTACCTGAAAAATTTAAAGGAAAATATTTTGCTGGTGGGTTATGGGTAATGAATTTAAAAAAAATGAGAGAAGATAAAATAGGAGAAAAGGCAATTGCCTTAATGAAGAATCCTCCATTTAAGCTTTTATGGAATGATCAAGACGTGATGAATTTAGTCTGTGATACCAATGTTTTATATTTGCCTTATAAGTACATTTCAATACCCGATTGGTTACCAATGCTTAAAAAGATAAAGTTTAAAGATAAATATTATCCTAATAAGGAACTATATGACTGCATGTATTCACCTAAAATTGTTCATTATGCAGGAAAAAAACCATGGAAAGATGTAAGTGTTTTAAAAGCTGATTTATGGTTTGACTGGTTAGATAAAACACCCTTTTCTAATTTATTTGATGATAAAAAAAATGAGCTAAAAGAAAAAAGTAAAGTTAATGTTTTTAATAAGTTATTAAAAAAGTTAAGAAAGTTATGA
- a CDS encoding acyltransferase, whose amino-acid sequence MIHKTSEVASKNIGKKTNIWQYCVVLEEAAIGDNCNICSHCFIENKVKIGNNVTIKSGVQIWDGITIEDDVFIGGNVSFTNDRYPESKNASFVLEKTIIRKGAVIGAGSTILPGIEIGAGAMIGAGSVLTKNVGINEVWYGNPAEFKGYNS is encoded by the coding sequence ATGATTCATAAAACGTCAGAAGTAGCATCTAAAAATATAGGTAAAAAAACAAACATATGGCAATATTGTGTTGTGTTAGAAGAAGCTGCTATAGGAGACAATTGTAATATTTGTTCTCATTGCTTTATAGAAAATAAAGTAAAAATAGGAAACAATGTAACAATTAAGAGTGGTGTTCAAATTTGGGACGGAATAACTATAGAAGATGATGTATTCATAGGAGGAAATGTTAGTTTTACAAATGATAGGTACCCAGAATCTAAAAATGCATCTTTTGTATTAGAAAAAACTATTATAAGAAAAGGTGCTGTAATTGGTGCAGGATCTACAATTCTCCCAGGTATAGAAATAGGAGCAGGTGCAATGATAGGAGCAGGTAGCGTTTTAACAAAAAATGTAGGTATTAATGAGGTATGGTATGGAAATCCAGCTGAGTTTAAAGGATACAATAGTTAA
- a CDS encoding glycosyltransferase family 2 protein codes for MTKLTVIIPTLNEESNIQRALDSVFFADEIIVIDSYSSDKTVEIVKRNKVKLLQRHFDDFSSQKNYAIQKATNEWVLVLDADEEISKELQKSIKQKLSQKTKHDAFYIYRKNYINNKKLNFGGYTNKIIRLFKKEKSYYEGIVHEKVVTNGDLGVLKGVINHYTFNSFHQFKKKIEHYAKLRAIELDQKGKKINAFHLYIKPVARFFIHYILKLGFLDGKSGFIFSYFMGYGVYRRFQELTLLRNEGSEGRL; via the coding sequence TTGACTAAGTTAACCGTAATAATACCTACATTAAATGAAGAATCCAACATTCAAAGAGCGTTGGATTCTGTTTTTTTTGCAGACGAAATTATTGTCATCGATTCTTATAGCTCTGATAAAACGGTAGAAATAGTAAAGAGAAATAAAGTAAAACTACTTCAAAGACATTTTGATGATTTTTCTTCACAAAAAAATTATGCTATTCAAAAAGCTACTAATGAATGGGTTTTAGTTTTAGATGCTGACGAAGAAATTAGCAAAGAATTACAAAAAAGTATAAAGCAAAAGTTGTCACAAAAGACCAAACATGATGCCTTTTACATTTATAGAAAAAATTATATAAATAATAAAAAACTTAATTTTGGAGGGTATACTAACAAAATAATAAGACTTTTTAAGAAAGAAAAGTCTTATTATGAAGGTATAGTACATGAAAAGGTTGTTACAAATGGTGATTTAGGTGTTTTAAAAGGAGTAATAAATCACTATACTTTTAATAGTTTTCATCAGTTTAAGAAAAAAATAGAGCACTATGCTAAATTAAGAGCAATTGAACTAGATCAAAAAGGAAAAAAAATAAATGCATTTCATTTATATATAAAACCTGTAGCAAGGTTTTTTATACATTATATTTTAAAACTTGGCTTTTTAGACGGTAAAAGCGGATTTATTTTTTCATACTTTATGGGGTACGGTGTATATAGAAGGTTTCAAGAATTAACTTTATTAAGAAATGAAGGAAGTGAAGGTAGGCTTTGA
- a CDS encoding glycosyltransferase family 2 protein, with protein sequence METNPKVSVLIPHYNGAEYIEETIKSVINQTYSDFIELIVVDDCSPNKESLKFLKFLKTKYEFTLLEHEENSGAARAFHTGAKHASGDLIAFLGQDDLFKLDKIEKQVNYLKKNSLCVACYSGFELYEERLETYSPFITTETINAIKEKTIFPSLYIKNNFCFTLQGLLVKKEIVSQFFLPIWNKLLLDDWPIHIKLFNEKNEQIGFLDEVLFTYRVHDSNLSKQKIRTFAMVSDVIANMCPQKYQEEAMKYHIKHLGLNQKEKKFKNFFKWK encoded by the coding sequence ATGGAAACTAACCCTAAAGTTTCAGTATTAATCCCTCATTATAATGGAGCAGAATATATTGAGGAAACAATAAAATCTGTCATTAACCAAACATATTCTGACTTTATAGAGCTTATTGTTGTTGATGATTGCTCTCCAAATAAAGAAAGTTTAAAGTTTCTTAAATTTCTTAAAACTAAATATGAATTTACTTTATTAGAACATGAAGAAAATTCAGGTGCAGCAAGAGCATTTCATACAGGAGCTAAACATGCATCTGGAGACTTGATAGCTTTTTTAGGACAAGATGATTTATTTAAACTAGATAAAATAGAAAAACAGGTTAATTATTTAAAAAAGAATAGTTTATGTGTAGCATGTTATTCTGGTTTTGAACTTTATGAAGAGAGGTTAGAAACATACAGCCCTTTTATAACTACAGAAACAATTAACGCTATTAAGGAAAAGACTATTTTTCCAAGTCTTTATATTAAAAATAACTTTTGTTTTACTTTACAAGGGTTATTAGTTAAAAAAGAAATTGTTAGCCAATTTTTTTTACCAATATGGAATAAACTATTATTAGATGATTGGCCTATACATATTAAATTATTTAATGAAAAAAATGAGCAAATAGGTTTTTTAGATGAAGTATTGTTCACATATAGAGTACATGATAGTAATCTTTCTAAACAAAAAATCAGAACTTTTGCAATGGTATCAGATGTTATAGCCAATATGTGTCCCCAAAAATATCAAGAAGAAGCTATGAAGTATCACATTAAACATTTAGGTTTGAATCAAAAAGAAAAGAAATTTAAAAATTTTTTTAAATGGAAATAA
- a CDS encoding exo-beta-N-acetylmuramidase NamZ domain-containing protein, whose translation MKNLFSAFLIISKFYILTFIFTSCAQHSSSKSKKDFPLIQDSKELIVAANRTEKYLPLLRGKNIAIVANQTSVITTKSSTTHIVDFLHNSKKTNVVKVFAPEHGFRGKADAGETVVDGIDTKTKLPIISLYGKNKKPSQQQLKGIDVILFDIQDVGARFYTYISTLHYVMEACAETKIPVIVLDRPNPNAHIIDGPILEPEHTSFIGMHPVPVVYGMTIGEYGKMINGEQWLKNKKHCDLTIIPIKNYTHTTFYNLPIKPSPNLPNAQSINLYPSLCFFEGTNISVGRGTNKQFQVIGTPYTRLKRFSYSFTPKPNEGAKNPKHNTKECYGYNLTKEKQLNELNLYWLIDFYQAHKKYSKQKKFFTPFFTKLAGTQKLQQQIENGLTEKQIKKSWKKDLRTFKKIRKKYLIYD comes from the coding sequence ATGAAGAATTTATTTAGTGCATTTTTAATTATCTCAAAGTTTTATATACTAACATTTATTTTTACTTCTTGTGCACAACATAGTTCTTCTAAATCAAAAAAAGATTTTCCTTTAATTCAGGATTCTAAAGAACTTATAGTTGCAGCTAATAGAACTGAAAAATATCTCCCATTACTTAGAGGGAAAAACATTGCTATTGTAGCCAATCAAACATCTGTAATTACTACCAAAAGTTCCACTACCCATATTGTTGACTTTTTACATAATTCAAAAAAAACAAATGTGGTAAAAGTTTTTGCACCTGAACATGGTTTTAGAGGTAAGGCAGATGCTGGAGAAACTGTAGTTGATGGTATTGACACTAAAACTAAATTGCCAATTATATCTCTATATGGAAAAAATAAGAAACCGTCTCAACAACAACTGAAAGGTATTGACGTAATTTTATTTGACATTCAAGATGTTGGCGCTAGATTTTATACTTATATCTCTACATTACATTATGTTATGGAAGCATGTGCTGAAACAAAAATTCCTGTTATTGTTTTAGACAGACCTAACCCTAATGCACATATTATTGATGGTCCTATTTTAGAACCTGAACATACTAGTTTTATAGGAATGCACCCTGTTCCAGTTGTTTACGGTATGACCATTGGTGAATATGGAAAAATGATTAACGGAGAGCAATGGTTAAAAAACAAAAAGCACTGTGATTTAACTATTATCCCTATTAAAAATTATACGCATACTACTTTTTACAATTTACCTATTAAACCTTCTCCTAACCTTCCAAATGCTCAATCTATCAATTTATATCCTAGTTTATGCTTTTTTGAAGGGACTAATATTTCTGTTGGTAGAGGAACTAACAAGCAATTTCAAGTTATAGGAACACCATATACAAGATTAAAAAGATTTTCTTACTCGTTCACTCCAAAACCTAACGAAGGTGCTAAAAACCCTAAACATAATACTAAGGAATGTTACGGTTATAATTTAACGAAGGAAAAACAACTTAATGAGTTAAACTTATACTGGTTAATTGATTTCTATCAAGCACATAAAAAGTATTCTAAACAGAAAAAGTTCTTTACTCCATTTTTTACAAAACTAGCAGGAACACAAAAACTTCAACAACAAATTGAAAATGGACTTACTGAAAAGCAAATTAAAAAATCTTGGAAAAAAGATTTGAGAACTTTTAAAAAAATAAGAAAGAAGTATTTAATTTATGATTAA
- a CDS encoding glycosyltransferase family 1 protein — MKEVKVGFDAKRIFHNTTGLGNYSRDLVRILAEYYPKNTYYLYNPKPKKVSRLQLTSSMVEVLPKSALWKKLSSLWRQKAIVKQLREDGIGVFHGLSGEIPRDLKKHNIKSVVTIHDLIFMRYPNLYSFIDRKIYLAKFKYAAKNADKVIAISEQTKRDIIKFLKIDESKIEVIYQGCSNVFKEISTEKEKNNLIDKYKLPKKFLLNVGTIEERKNALTIVKAIKDLKIPLVIVGRKTKYYELIKTYIEENDITDKVFFLEGLTLKELAIIYQIAEIFIYPSIFEGFGIPIIEALYSGTPVITSKEGVFPEAGGDNSLYINPYDPEELKTKIELLLKSEERKLKMIEKGKEYVQRFNDESIVENVINLYNKLL; from the coding sequence ATGAAGGAAGTGAAGGTAGGCTTTGATGCCAAGCGTATTTTTCATAATACAACAGGCTTAGGTAATTATAGTAGAGATCTAGTAAGAATCTTAGCAGAGTATTATCCAAAAAATACGTATTATTTATATAATCCTAAACCAAAAAAAGTTTCAAGACTTCAGTTAACCAGTTCAATGGTAGAAGTATTACCTAAAAGTGCTTTATGGAAAAAACTATCTTCATTATGGAGGCAAAAAGCGATAGTGAAACAATTAAGAGAGGATGGTATAGGGGTTTTTCATGGACTATCAGGAGAAATACCAAGAGATTTAAAAAAACATAATATTAAATCTGTGGTAACAATACATGATTTAATTTTCATGAGATATCCAAACCTATATTCTTTTATTGATAGAAAAATTTACTTAGCTAAGTTTAAATATGCTGCTAAAAATGCCGACAAAGTAATTGCTATCAGTGAGCAAACCAAACGAGATATTATTAAATTTTTGAAAATAGATGAATCAAAAATAGAAGTAATTTATCAAGGCTGTAGTAATGTGTTTAAAGAAATAAGTACGGAAAAAGAGAAAAACAACTTAATAGATAAATATAAATTACCTAAGAAATTTTTGCTTAATGTAGGAACTATTGAAGAAAGAAAAAATGCATTAACAATAGTAAAGGCAATAAAAGACCTAAAAATTCCTTTAGTTATAGTTGGTAGGAAAACCAAATACTATGAACTGATAAAAACATATATAGAGGAAAACGATATAACTGATAAAGTGTTTTTCTTGGAAGGTTTAACTTTAAAAGAATTAGCGATTATATATCAAATAGCTGAAATATTTATTTACCCAAGTATTTTTGAAGGTTTTGGAATTCCTATTATTGAAGCCCTTTATTCTGGAACTCCTGTAATAACATCAAAAGAAGGTGTTTTTCCAGAAGCAGGAGGAGATAATTCTTTATATATAAACCCATATGACCCGGAAGAACTAAAAACAAAGATTGAACTGTTGTTGAAGTCGGAAGAAAGGAAGTTAAAAATGATAGAAAAGGGTAAAGAGTATGTTCAAAGGTTTAATGATGAATCCATTGTTGAAAATGTGATTAATCTATATAATAAATTACTGTAA
- a CDS encoding FdtA/QdtA family cupin domain-containing protein, producing the protein MLHKKIEFKLFSDGRGDLVPIEIGSDEYDIPFEVKRCYFISVPTNDNGAIRGKHAHKNLKQVIICLNGSFVLRLVGTNGKEEKIMLSKKDEGIYIENLVWRELMDFSENCVILVLASEHYDAEDYITDFDEFLKL; encoded by the coding sequence GTGCTACATAAAAAAATAGAATTTAAACTTTTTTCAGACGGAAGAGGTGATTTAGTACCAATAGAAATTGGAAGTGATGAATATGATATACCATTTGAAGTAAAAAGATGTTATTTTATATCAGTACCAACTAATGACAATGGAGCAATAAGAGGAAAGCATGCGCATAAAAACTTAAAGCAAGTAATTATTTGTTTAAATGGTAGCTTTGTTTTAAGGTTAGTAGGTACTAATGGAAAAGAAGAAAAAATAATGTTATCTAAAAAAGATGAAGGGATTTATATAGAAAACTTAGTTTGGAGAGAATTGATGGATTTTTCTGAAAACTGTGTGATACTTGTATTAGCAAGTGAACATTATGATGCTGAAGATTATATTACTGACTTTGATGAGTTTTTAAAACTGTAA
- a CDS encoding 2,3,4,5-tetrahydropyridine-2,6-dicarboxylate N-succinyltransferase, translating into MTELRPIIENAWENRELLQEETTINAIRKVVDLLDQGDLRVAEPIEDGWQVNEWVKKAVVLYFPIQKMETLEAGIFEYHDKIPLKRNYQEKGIRVVPNAVARHGAYISSGTILMPSYVNIGAYVDEGTMVDTWATVGSCAQIGKNVHLSGGVGIGGVLEPLQAAPVIIEDNAFIGSRCIVVEGVKVEKEAVLGANVVLTASTKIIDVTGDEPVEMKGRVPARSVVIPGSYTKKFAAGEFNVPCALIIGKRKESTNKKTSLNDALREYDVAV; encoded by the coding sequence ATGACAGAATTAAGACCTATTATAGAGAACGCTTGGGAGAACCGAGAATTATTACAAGAAGAAACAACAATTAATGCAATTAGAAAAGTCGTAGATTTATTAGATCAAGGAGATTTAAGAGTTGCTGAACCTATAGAAGATGGTTGGCAGGTAAATGAATGGGTAAAGAAAGCTGTAGTGCTTTATTTTCCAATTCAAAAAATGGAAACTTTAGAAGCTGGTATTTTCGAATACCATGATAAAATTCCATTAAAAAGAAATTACCAAGAAAAAGGTATACGAGTTGTGCCTAATGCTGTAGCTCGTCATGGAGCTTATATTTCATCAGGAACTATTTTAATGCCAAGTTATGTAAATATAGGGGCTTATGTTGATGAAGGTACAATGGTTGATACATGGGCAACAGTTGGTTCGTGTGCACAAATAGGAAAAAATGTACACTTATCAGGAGGTGTTGGAATTGGTGGGGTTTTAGAGCCTCTTCAAGCTGCACCAGTTATTATAGAAGATAATGCCTTCATAGGATCTCGTTGTATAGTAGTTGAAGGCGTAAAAGTTGAAAAAGAAGCGGTTTTAGGAGCAAATGTTGTATTGACAGCTTCTACTAAAATTATTGATGTAACAGGAGATGAACCAGTTGAAATGAAAGGAAGAGTGCCAGCACGTTCTGTAGTAATTCCTGGAAGTTATACAAAAAAGTTTGCAGCAGGAGAATTTAATGTTCCTTGTGCATTGATAATTGGGAAAAGAAAAGAAAGTACTAATAAAAAGACATCTTTAAATGATGCTTTAAGAGAATATGATGTTGCTGTATAA
- a CDS encoding DegT/DnrJ/EryC1/StrS family aminotransferase — translation MIPFLDLKKINQQYKEELKEACSRVIDKGWYIHGEECKSFEEEFANYCGVKHAIGVANGLDALILILNAYIELGVLKEGDEIIVPANTFIASVLAISKNKLKPVFVEPSEDYLIEADKIKKHITIRTKAIMVVHLYGQVCEMDEINLLAKEYGLKIIEDAAQSHGAIYKDKKCGSLSDACGFSFYPGKNLGALGDGGMVTTNNSILAKTIRTLANYGQLEKYKNEFKGVNSRLDEIQAAMLRIKLKYLNKEIEKRRKIANYYLLNITNQNIVLPVLKSQENHVWHLFVIRTAKRDELAEYLKMNGVQTLIHYPIPPHLQKAYIEFKDSSFPITEGIHKEVLSLPISPVLSIDEVSEVVKLINEWK, via the coding sequence ATGATTCCTTTTTTAGATTTAAAAAAAATTAATCAACAGTATAAAGAAGAATTAAAAGAAGCTTGTAGCAGAGTTATAGATAAGGGTTGGTATATTCATGGAGAAGAATGTAAGTCTTTTGAGGAAGAATTTGCAAATTATTGTGGAGTTAAACATGCCATAGGAGTAGCTAATGGATTAGATGCACTGATATTAATATTAAATGCATATATCGAGTTAGGAGTTTTAAAAGAAGGAGATGAAATTATAGTGCCAGCTAATACTTTTATAGCTTCTGTTCTAGCTATTTCAAAAAACAAGCTAAAACCAGTTTTTGTAGAGCCTTCAGAAGATTATTTAATAGAAGCTGATAAAATTAAAAAACATATAACTATTAGAACCAAAGCTATAATGGTGGTTCATTTATATGGACAAGTTTGCGAAATGGATGAAATTAATTTATTAGCAAAAGAGTATGGTTTAAAGATAATTGAAGATGCGGCTCAATCACATGGTGCTATTTATAAAGATAAAAAATGCGGAAGTTTAAGTGATGCTTGTGGGTTTAGTTTTTATCCAGGTAAGAACCTTGGGGCATTAGGAGATGGAGGTATGGTAACAACTAATAATTCAATTTTAGCCAAGACAATAAGAACATTGGCAAACTATGGACAATTAGAGAAGTATAAAAATGAATTTAAAGGGGTAAACAGCAGACTAGATGAAATTCAAGCAGCAATGCTTAGAATAAAGTTAAAATATTTGAACAAAGAAATAGAAAAAAGAAGAAAAATAGCTAATTATTACTTATTGAATATCACGAATCAAAATATTGTATTGCCAGTATTAAAAAGTCAAGAAAATCATGTATGGCATCTTTTTGTGATAAGAACAGCTAAGAGAGATGAACTAGCTGAATATTTAAAAATGAATGGTGTACAAACTTTAATTCATTACCCAATACCACCACATCTACAAAAAGCATATATAGAGTTTAAGGATTCAAGTTTTCCTATTACAGAAGGAATCCATAAGGAAGTACTTTCATTGCCAATTTCACCAGTATTATCTATAGATGAAGTTTCAGAAGTAGTAAAATTAATTAATGAATGGAAGTAG